From the Cohaesibacter sp. ES.047 genome, the window CTTTGGCGCGTTCGTAAAGATCAATCACGTCTTCGTTGGCCAGTCGAATGCAGCCGGAGGATACGGCCTGTCCGATGGACCAAGGCTCATTGGAGCCGTGAATACGATAGATGGTGGAGCCGATATAGAGCGCGCGTGCGCCAAGCGGGTTGTTCGGTCCGCCTTTCATATGGTGCGGCAGGCCGGGCACGCGCTTGCGCATGGCGGGCGGAGGGGTCCAGCCCGGCCATTCCGCTTTGCGGCTGACGCGATGGGTGCCAGTCCACTGGAAGCCCGGACGACCAACGCCGATGCCGTATTTCACGGCCTTGCCATTACCCAGCAGGTAATAGAGGCGGCGTTCTTTGGTGTTGATGACGATCGTGCCTGCTCTGGCTTTGGAATGAGGGCCGTCATAGCTGACGGTTTTGCGCTTGATCGGAGAGCGTCCGCGATAAGGACCCGATTCTTTCCAGCTCTTGGTGGCGACGTCATAATATTTTGAAGCCTGAGCGCTGGTGAGGGCGACAGCCACACCCAATGCAAGGCTGGCAGCAAAAGTCAAAAGTTTCCGCATTAGTTTATCCCGAATTCTACAACCACGGTTATGCCCGAGCTGTGTGGTGGAACACAATGTCCCCCCGCTGAGGCAATTCTGAAATTCCGAAGGATTTTGACCTGTAATTTTCTAAATATGGTTACCAAGAGCAAGAAATATTTGTCATTCTTCGATCACATTTTTGTTTTCAATGCATCGAAATTGCGACATGTTGTCTTTGAGCAACAGTTTTGGCATGTCTTGGCTGTTTGGATGGCGCAACGCGTTCGTATACGTTTCAATACGAAGTGATATCGGTTTATTTCAAGTTGCACTGAAGTGATTGAACGCCTTTTGGTTTTGTTGTCGATGGCATTCTAAATTACGATTTACTTGATTCGAACGACAGTCGACGCGCGTCAGTGTTGAAATTTGGGCATTCCCTGATAAAACAATGTACCAAATGCAATGCGGACATCACACACATGATTCCGCAAGGGCGCACGGGCGAATGCAGGCAGCTGGTGTCAGTCCCTTTGTAAAAGACCGACAAAAGCGATGGCCTCAGTGAAAGCTTGAAGCAATGAAAACACTTCTCAAACTCACATTGGCCTTTTCTCTTTGCCTTGTGGTTCAGATTGCTTCGCCTGATTTTGCCAATGCCAATTCTGTCAGCAGTTGCAGCACCGACCCCACCCATCCCAACTACGACAAGAAATGCTATGACGAGTGCAATCTGACGGACTATTTCCAGTTCCTCTATGCGACTGCGAGCCGACCACATGAATGCCGGAATATTCCGACGTCCTTCTGGCAATATCAGACACAGGTGGGCGAGGTGGTCGCCAATGGTAAGTCCTCCAGCGCGTCGGCGGCATCCACATCCAGCGCGGCCAGCAAGGTGAATGGCTCAGGGAGCCTGACGCTGACGCCTTCCAGTGCGATCACATCAGGAGCCATGGTCTTGAGCTACGCGCCGGATTTGTCTGATGATGACGGCACCTCAATTCTTGCAACCGATTTTTCTGATCGTGCCGACGACGGCCGCCCCTCACTGGAAAAGGCGATCTGGGTGAAACTGCTCGGGACCATCGGGCGAAAGAACGCTACGCCGGATGTCGCAAGCGTCAAGGTTGAATCCATGGGCATCATGGCTGGAACGGATCTCTACTCCAATGAATTCTTCCGGTTCGGTGTGCTCGGTTCGATTCAGGATGTCGCAGTCGACATCAACGAGAACAACAATCAGATTGATATTACAGCAGCAACGGGCGGCGTGTCAGCAACCTTGGAATTGGGAAAATGGTATCTCGATGGCCTTGGGACCTATGGCACGGAGCGCACAAAGACCAGTCGTAGCATTGATATCGACGGGAGCGGCACGTTTCGCTCCATGCGTTCGCACTATACCAACCGCCGCATCAGCGCTGCGTTCGAGACCGGGTTTCGGTTGACCGCAGGCCGCTTTGTCGTCCAGCCGCTCGCGGGTGTGGATGTCAACTGGCTGATGCAGGATCAGGTTATCGAAGAGGGCAATCGCGATCTGGCTATCTTGACGTACAAGAACACCACCCGGACTGGCAAAACCCGTCTTGGGGCCAATCTGTCAACGGTTATTCTTGGGGACCAGATCACCATCGTGCCAACCATAGGCGGCTTCTGGAGCCATCGCTTTGGTGAATTGTCCAATGCCAACCGCATTTCGACCGATCTGGGATCTTCCTATGAGTTTGTCGGATCCAAGCCGCCGCTTGATGTCGCCAACGTTTACGCCTCGGTGCTTGCAAATCTGACACCCAGTGTTGCGCTGTCTGCCAGCTACTATGCTTCCTTCAACAGCATCGAACGCAACCACACAGGCAACCTCGCCCTGCGCGTTCGCTGGTAAGCCCGGCCAAACAATTCGTTCAAAATCTATTGTCATTCCTAAAGCGTGTGGTGCCCTGTCGCAGGGTATCCTTGCGCAATTATATACAATCATAAGTGTAGTTATGGGAGTATAATTCTTTTGCTTGCATTGCTGCGCTTGACGCAGAATGCCCCGCTCGGGGGAGCAACAGGGGGAATTACGAGGATGAAAAAGCCGGACAAAGGGGCAGAAGGCGCAGTCGGACAAAAACACGAAGATCCCAAGCAAGGGCCCAATGGTGCAGACATGAATGGGGGTCAGACCAAATCTCTCAACATGCAAACTATGATTGCAAAAATTTCAGGAACAATCGTTTCAAGTCCGGCGCAACGGCCGCCTATTTGTTCGTGCTCTACGCTCTGGCGATCTATCTGGCGGTCCTGACGCTGGCAACCCACCAAATCCAACACAAGGTCGCCAATATTCCCGGAGTATCCGATTCCGTTCAGTTCTGGCTGATAAAAAAGGCCTCTGATTTCTATAGAAACCAATATGATGGCTCGACGTCATCCGTTGGTACGACCGAAACCGAACTTAATAAAAAGATCATCAAACTCATCAAAAGCAACACCGCGAAAAGCATAGAAACGAATAAAAAAAGAAGCGATCTAGTTTCCTATATTAATAAATCCATCGGAGATCGTGGGCAGATTTTGCTTAAAGAGCAAAATGAGGAAACATGGCTTTTGCCGAGTACAAAACATAACTTCGCACTAAAAAATGCTGGTAAATACGCAATAAATACAGCAACACTCACAGAACTACACGATGCATTTGTAAAGTCCTATGACGAAAACAAGAAAATCGAGTTGCAGCTTGAAGGATTGCGTGAAATACAAGCCAGAGAGCAGATGAACAAGAAAACTGAACGGGAATTCGAGACGCGCGAATACATCAAGAAATACATTGATAATGCAGACAAGGATTTCGTCCAGCGCATATTTATGCTGTCTATGGAGTTTGGTGAACTTGAAAATCGCTTTTGTATTGGAAAGACCAGAGGCGATATTCAGCCCTTCTGTCCCTTCCAAAATCTAGCCACGACACGTTCGGAGATCCTGACTCTAATACTGGTGATGATTATGGGTGCCGTGGGTGGTCTCATCCATCTGACGCAAGAATATCTTTCCAACGATCAAAGGGTCACGGCTGCCTATTATGTCTTTCGCCCAACTCTCGGGATCCTCGCAGCCTTCGCGATTTTCATTCTTGTCAAAGCGGGAATGCTGGTTGTCGCAGGACAGCAGATGAGCGAGGGCGTTCCGCTAAGTCCATTCTTTGTCTCTTTTCTTGGGATTATTTCTGGTCTTCTTGCTCAGAATGCGATCCAGAATATTCAGGAAGCTGGACTGGGCGTCTTTCGCTCAAACTCCCAAACCGCACATCAGCGCTGGGCCATCGCCGAAGGGGAAAACTCTGCTGCAAAGCTGGCCGCAGAGAAAGACGCCGCCGACTGGCAGCGCCTGAGAGATTTGTTCAACCAGACGAATGGGGTGCTGGAAGATTGGCTTGAAGGAAGAGCTCCTGCCCCTATTCACGCCCAACAAACGATTGCTATGTGGCTGAATAAGGATATTCACGAAATTTTCCACGACATCAAAACCTACAAGGAAGACCAAACGCAGCCCATTACCGAGAAAAACCAGGGTTAGGAGGGGTTTTGGGGAATAGTGCAATAAGAACATGCGCTTATATTGACTTGATGAATCAAGTTGTGCGGATATAGCCTGCTTGAATCAATGTGTGAGCAACCTGAATCTATTTGTGAAGTTGCTCGCGCGGAAGAACCCTGACATTCGAGGGACAGATGCAAGGCATCGCACAAGAGTCTGAAAAGAATCAAAAAAGCCCGGATCGCTCCGGGCTTTTC encodes:
- a CDS encoding L,D-transpeptidase — encoded protein: MRKLLTFAASLALGVAVALTSAQASKYYDVATKSWKESGPYRGRSPIKRKTVSYDGPHSKARAGTIVINTKERRLYYLLGNGKAVKYGIGVGRPGFQWTGTHRVSRKAEWPGWTPPPAMRKRVPGLPHHMKGGPNNPLGARALYIGSTIYRIHGSNEPWSIGQAVSSGCIRLANEDVIDLYERAKVGARVHVIQANQK
- a CDS encoding autotransporter outer membrane beta-barrel domain-containing protein, whose product is MKTLLKLTLAFSLCLVVQIASPDFANANSVSSCSTDPTHPNYDKKCYDECNLTDYFQFLYATASRPHECRNIPTSFWQYQTQVGEVVANGKSSSASAASTSSAASKVNGSGSLTLTPSSAITSGAMVLSYAPDLSDDDGTSILATDFSDRADDGRPSLEKAIWVKLLGTIGRKNATPDVASVKVESMGIMAGTDLYSNEFFRFGVLGSIQDVAVDINENNNQIDITAATGGVSATLELGKWYLDGLGTYGTERTKTSRSIDIDGSGTFRSMRSHYTNRRISAAFETGFRLTAGRFVVQPLAGVDVNWLMQDQVIEEGNRDLAILTYKNTTRTGKTRLGANLSTVILGDQITIVPTIGGFWSHRFGELSNANRISTDLGSSYEFVGSKPPLDVANVYASVLANLTPSVALSASYYASFNSIERNHTGNLALRVRW